From Thermococcus barophilus MP:
ACCTCAGTAAAGGTGACATGCTACAAAATGTCCATCTTCCATTTCTTTCAGCTCAGGCACTTTACGCTTGCACACCTCTGTTGCAAATGGACATCTCGGATGGAATCTGCAGCCGCTTGGCGGTGTTATCAGATTCGGCACTGTTCCGGGAATAGCCTCTAAGCGCTCAATCTTTGTCATTGGATTTGGCACAGCCTTGAGAAGACCCTTGGTGTATGGATGTAAAGGATTCTTGAAGATCTGCTCCACTGAGCCAATCTCAACTATCTTTCCGGCGTACATCACAGCTACTCTGTCGGCAGTTTCAGCAACAACACCTAAATTGTGCGTGATCAAAATGACCGTTGCTTTGTACTTTTCCTTAAGCTGGTTAATCAAGTCAAGGATCTGGGCTTGGACTGTAACATCCAAAGCCGTTGTGGGCTCATCGGCAATTAGAATCTTTGGATTGTTTGCGATTCCAATTCCAATAACCACTCTCTGCTTCATTCCACCGCTCAGCTCATGAGGATAATTTTTGACCCTATTTTCTGGATCGGGAATAAGGACGGATCTTAAAATGTCAACAGCTTTTTTAATTCCCTCTTTTATGCTCTCAACCTTTCCATGAACTTCCATTGCCTCGGCTATTTGGTAGCCCACTGTGTAAAGGGGATCAAGTGAAGCATGGGGGTCTTGAAAGATGTAAGCTATTTCATTCCCTCTAATTTCCCTGATCTGTTCTTCATTAAGTTTGAGGAGATCAACGACTGTACCATCTTCCTTATGATACAGTACCTCACCCTCAACGATCCTTCCTGGACTCTCAATCAGCTGAGTTAATGCCCTTGAGGTTACGCTCTTTCCACAGCCTGTTTCTCCAACCAATGCGAAAGTTTCACCCCTGTACACATCAAATGAAACTCTTTCTATTGCCTTAACTATTCCAGCGTAAGTGTAAAAGTGAACGGTTAGGTTTCTAACTTGCAAAATTGGCTCAGGCATTTGCCTCACCCTCCTTCTTGCTCTTCTTTACTTTGAACTCAATGCTCCTTCTTGTCTTTGGATCAAGTATGTCTCTGAGACCGTCACCCAGCAGGTTCCAGCCCAATGCCACAAGCATGACAACCAATCCTGGATAGAACACCAGCCACCATGCCTTCGGGAAGTACTGAGCTCCATCATAAACTATTCTACCCCAGTCGGCTATTGGGGGAGTTGCACCTAATCCAAGAAAGCTCAATCCTGCTTCCATAAGGATTACTCCACCAAAGTCAAGTGTTATGTACACCAGTATGGGCCCAATTATGTTTGGCAGTATGTGTTTGAACATTATCGTTCTCGCTGGCAGTCCTATAGCTCTTGCTGCTTCTATGTACAGCTTCTCCTTTTCTGTTAGAGTTGAACCTCTTGTTATTCTCGCATAAGCTGGCCACCAGACTATAATCATCGCCAATATGACTGCCAAAAGTCTTCCGAGGTTTCCAGCTTCTCTAACATCTAAGGCAAATAACCACAACACAAATTTCTGCACAGCCTCATGTGTGGAAATAAAATTCTGGATTCTTTCAGGGAGCACTGCAGACAGTGCAATTGCCAAGATCAATGCTGGAAATGCAAGAAACATATCTGTTATACGCATTATTAGCTCGTCAACTTTTCCCCCGTAATAACCTGCTATGAGGCCAAGGATTATCCCAAGAGGTACCCCAAGGGATATGACTATTATTGAGATTACAAAGCTTGTCCTGGCACCGCTCAGGATTAAACTCAGCAGATCTCTACCGTAGTGGTCTGAGCCGAGGGGAAAAGTTATTACAGTATTATTGTAGTAGTCAAGGACAAATTTGCTTCCTGGTGGCGCTAAGACGATTTTATCATAGCTCTTTGTATAGAGCATCGGGAAGAAGTTGTACCTCCAGTGTGCTAACCTTGGTCCAAAGATTCCCACTAAGATGAACAGGATCACAAGGAACAGTCCAATCAGGGCAGGTGGGGATCTGTTAAGAGCATAAAGCATCAAGCGCCATTCTTCCATCTTTGATTTGTTCTTTTCTTTCCAGCCCTTTTTGAATAAGCTTATGAACGAGCCCAGTCCATAAACAATTTTGTCTGCAAGCTTATCCAAAATGCTCTTTTTGTATTCCTCTTGCATCTTGACCACCTCAGTATCTAACCCTTGGATCGATTACTGCATAGAGTATATCAACCACCAAATTTGCGGTAACGTAAATTATTGCGTAGATGAAAGTTATTGCTACAACCGCTGGAAAGTCAAGGTTCTGAATTGAGAGTATAGCATATCTACCCATTCCTGGTAGGGCAAAGACAGTCTCTGTGATCGGTGTTCCAGCCAGCAGGCCTCCAAACTGAAGACCAAGAACTGTAACGATTGGAACTAAGGCGTTCTTGAGGGCATGTCTGTACATTCTAAGCTTTGGAACCCCCTTAGCTTTTAGGAATTGAATGTAATCACCGCTAAGGGCTTCAAGGAAGGAGTTCCTGACAAATCTTGCCAGCACACCCGTACCCATAAATCCAAGCACAAACCCTGGAAGCCAAAATCTTGCCAAATGCTGCTTGAAAAGTGTGAAGTTTCCAGTAAGGAGGGAATCAATTATGGGTATGTGAGTAATTTGAACTGGCGGCGCTGGGGGAACTCCAGCCAAATTCGTTATCCTAAACTTCACAAAGAACACAAACAGAAGTAGATAGCCCAACCAGAAAACTGGTGTCGAAACTCCAATGAGGGCAAAAATCCTAACAAGTGTATCTATCCATGTGTTACGCTTCAATGCAGATATCAAACCAAGAGGAATTCCAATTAATATCGTGAATGTGAACGCAATTATAGCCAGCTGAAATGTCACGGGAAAACGGTCTTTAATATCATCAAACACGGGATTTGAAGTTCTTGGATCAATCAGAGTGTTTGTTGCCAAACCTTTTATCAAAAACCAGTACTGATCATACCACGGCTCATTTAAGTGATATCTTTCCTTGATTCTTTCAACAGCCTCTGGAGATGCTTTTTCACCTCCAGCCCAAGCTTTAGCGGGATCTGCTGGAATTACATATGCTATTAAAAATACAATTATTGTGACCCCAACTATTGTCGGAATGAATGTTAGAACCCTTCTGATTAAGAACTTCTTGAGATCAGCCATTTCCGTCCCTCCACTTAAGCTTTTTGCAGTTTATTGGGATAGCTGAAATTTAAAATTAAAGAAAAGAAAGGCTCAGCCTGAAACTTCAACATTAAGCTCTTTGAACTTGGTCGCACCGTAGAGGAATGGTCCAACCCAGTTGTCTGAGTCAAGGTAGTCTGGAACCCAACCGACGACGTAGACATCAAAGTCACCCTTGCTGACCTTTCCTAAGTAGACTGGCCACTCATAGCTTGCCACTGTAACTTGGAAGCCAAGCTGGCTCCAGACGTTCTGGAGGAGGGTCATTATCTTTTCACGTGCTGAGTTTCCAGCGTTGTAGATGAGTTCAATCTTGTATTTGGTTGGATCAATGCCAGATTCCTTCAGGAGCTGCTGCGCCTTTGCCAAGTTGTAATCATATTTGATTATTCCCTGCTCTGTATAGCCTGGCCACGGCTTTGGAATTGGACCCCAGTTCCTCTCAAGCAAGCCTGAGTAGACCGTCTGGGCAATCTGATCGTATGGGATCGCATAAGCCAAAGCTTGCCTGACCTTAACGTTGTTGAAGGGCTCCTTATAGGTGTTGAATACTATG
This genomic window contains:
- a CDS encoding ABC transporter permease yields the protein MADLKKFLIRRVLTFIPTIVGVTIIVFLIAYVIPADPAKAWAGGEKASPEAVERIKERYHLNEPWYDQYWFLIKGLATNTLIDPRTSNPVFDDIKDRFPVTFQLAIIAFTFTILIGIPLGLISALKRNTWIDTLVRIFALIGVSTPVFWLGYLLLFVFFVKFRITNLAGVPPAPPVQITHIPIIDSLLTGNFTLFKQHLARFWLPGFVLGFMGTGVLARFVRNSFLEALSGDYIQFLKAKGVPKLRMYRHALKNALVPIVTVLGLQFGGLLAGTPITETVFALPGMGRYAILSIQNLDFPAVVAITFIYAIIYVTANLVVDILYAVIDPRVRY
- a CDS encoding ABC transporter ATP-binding protein, coding for MPEPILQVRNLTVHFYTYAGIVKAIERVSFDVYRGETFALVGETGCGKSVTSRALTQLIESPGRIVEGEVLYHKEDGTVVDLLKLNEEQIREIRGNEIAYIFQDPHASLDPLYTVGYQIAEAMEVHGKVESIKEGIKKAVDILRSVLIPDPENRVKNYPHELSGGMKQRVVIGIGIANNPKILIADEPTTALDVTVQAQILDLINQLKEKYKATVILITHNLGVVAETADRVAVMYAGKIVEIGSVEQIFKNPLHPYTKGLLKAVPNPMTKIERLEAIPGTVPNLITPPSGCRFHPRCPFATEVCKRKVPELKEMEDGHFVACHLY
- a CDS encoding ABC transporter permease, with amino-acid sequence MQEEYKKSILDKLADKIVYGLGSFISLFKKGWKEKNKSKMEEWRLMLYALNRSPPALIGLFLVILFILVGIFGPRLAHWRYNFFPMLYTKSYDKIVLAPPGSKFVLDYYNNTVITFPLGSDHYGRDLLSLILSGARTSFVISIIVISLGVPLGIILGLIAGYYGGKVDELIMRITDMFLAFPALILAIALSAVLPERIQNFISTHEAVQKFVLWLFALDVREAGNLGRLLAVILAMIIVWWPAYARITRGSTLTEKEKLYIEAARAIGLPARTIMFKHILPNIIGPILVYITLDFGGVILMEAGLSFLGLGATPPIADWGRIVYDGAQYFPKAWWLVFYPGLVVMLVALGWNLLGDGLRDILDPKTRRSIEFKVKKSKKEGEANA